A genomic stretch from Gorilla gorilla gorilla isolate KB3781 chromosome 20, NHGRI_mGorGor1-v2.1_pri, whole genome shotgun sequence includes:
- the LOC101132676 gene encoding galectin-16 isoform X2, translating to MSFLTVPYKLPVSLSVGSCVIIKGTPIDSSINEPQLQVDFYTEMNEDSEIAFHLRVHLGRRVVMNSREFGIWMLEENLHYVPFEDGKPFDLRIYVCHNEYEVKVNGEYIYAFVHRIPPSYVKMIQVWRDVSLDSVLVNNGRR from the exons ATGTCATTTCTAACT GTGCCATACAAACTGCCTGTGTCTTTGTCTGTTGGTTCCTGCGTGATAATCAAAGGGACACCGATCGACTCTTCTAT CAATGAACCACAGCTGCAGGTGGATTTCTACACTGAGATGAATGAGGACTCAGAAATTGCCTTCCATTTGCGAGTGCACTTAGGCCGTCGTGTGGTCATGAACAGTCGTGAGTTTGGGATATGGATGTTGGAGGAGAATTTACACTATGTGCCCTTTGAGGATGGCAAACCATTTGACTTGCGCATCTACGTGTGTCACAATGAGTATGAG GTAAAGGTAAATGGTGAATACATTTATGCCTTTGTCCATCGAATCCCGCCATCATATGTGAAGATGATTCAAGTGTGGAGAGATGTCTCCCTGGACTCAGTGCTTGTCAACAATGGACGGAGATGA
- the LOC101132676 gene encoding galectin-16 isoform X1, translating to MSLTHRLHLCKYWGCAVSNVCHFLEGRPLPLMIVRVPYKLPVSLSVGSCVIIKGTPIDSSINEPQLQVDFYTEMNEDSEIAFHLRVHLGRRVVMNSREFGIWMLEENLHYVPFEDGKPFDLRIYVCHNEYEVKVNGEYIYAFVHRIPPSYVKMIQVWRDVSLDSVLVNNGRR from the exons ATGTCCCTGACCCACAGGCTTCACTTGTGCAAGTACTGGGGCTGTGCTGTCAGTAATGTGTGCCACTTCTTGGAAGGACGTCCATTGCCCTTGATGATTGTGAGA GTGCCATACAAACTGCCTGTGTCTTTGTCTGTTGGTTCCTGCGTGATAATCAAAGGGACACCGATCGACTCTTCTAT CAATGAACCACAGCTGCAGGTGGATTTCTACACTGAGATGAATGAGGACTCAGAAATTGCCTTCCATTTGCGAGTGCACTTAGGCCGTCGTGTGGTCATGAACAGTCGTGAGTTTGGGATATGGATGTTGGAGGAGAATTTACACTATGTGCCCTTTGAGGATGGCAAACCATTTGACTTGCGCATCTACGTGTGTCACAATGAGTATGAG GTAAAGGTAAATGGTGAATACATTTATGCCTTTGTCCATCGAATCCCGCCATCATATGTGAAGATGATTCAAGTGTGGAGAGATGTCTCCCTGGACTCAGTGCTTGTCAACAATGGACGGAGATGA